The window TCGCTAATTATAGTCCGGTAATCATTATGTCTTTTTTCACTCACCCTTATTCCTTTTAAATATTTCGAAAATCCAGAACTTGGTAAAACATCAGCTGTATTTCTAAAAGGAAAATCAGATTTCAACTTCGTTTTCTCAAAAAGAAAATCAGAACTTCAGAAAATCGTTGCCTTTAAGGAATTTCCAGCAAATGACCCTTTTATTTGAAAATCGTTCGAATCTAAGGTAAATTCTTGATATGATTTCTCACAAACATCCTTttaaaattatgtaaataatcgtcccccaaatcaaagtgttttcATAACTCAATCTCTTTTGTAAACTTATAAAATCTAGACCATTTGTGTACCAATTTCCAAAACTCTTTTAACATCTCTAATGAACCCTTTCATAAATTCATATCCCTTTAAGACTCTGTATTCTTTCTATCAATATCATCCTTAGGTGTACAGTAAGCAGCCTTCCTTATTTTTAATCAAAGCATGTTCGGAATAATTAAtcccaaacttagtctaaatcctatggagctacctcaggaaCAACTGCCACTCCTTCTACTACAACTGTTTCTTCTCCATCAACACCGACAACTCCATATCCACTAGCATCAGCTAATCAAGTAGGGATGCCTCTCCTTCACGGTCTCTCGACCACGGGAACTTGGGAACACTTACTCGACACCTTCTCAAGATCCTCGTGGAAGGCAGAGTTCCACTCTTTTGGTTTCGAAGGAGTGCCAAATTCTCTCCAAGCCGGTGGAGCTTGCCAATTATCTAAAGTTGGTGGCTTCAGCGAAGGATTAGAAAAAGATGGACTCCCTTTCCGGGGAGTGCCTAATAAACAACATTATACATTTTCCAGCGCATATAACATTCTAACCTCCTCTTATCTTCTTTCCCGTTtatattttgcaataataaccTTGATTCTAAATTTTTTCTAGCCAACCTCCTTGCTTTCGAGGGCCTGCGAAGGTTGATCCTGGATAAACTAGAACTTGCTTTTAAGCTGGATCAACTTTTGGCTGAAAGAAATTAGCTTGTTGAGTGCCTCCCAGTGATGGAGAAAACGTTGCATAGATGAATGAGTTTGAGGCTCGGTTATAGCAAACCGAGCAAGATAAAATGGCCCACAGCCAAAATGTTTCCCAATTACATGAAGACCTTAGAGAGGCTAAGGCTAAGTGGGTTGAACTTCATGATGTTGTAATTACACCTGCCAAGCATGAGTCTGTCTTCGAGGAACAAGTAAATAACTTGAAGTCTAACTTATGCTTCAAACCCGAGGAGGCCGCTTCTGCTGAGGAGATGATGTCCAAAATGGAAGAGAAACTCAAAAGAGTCATAGAGTGGAACCGACTTCACTCAACCACCAATGTTGAGCTTGATTCCAAAATCAACGCGATGAAGGTTGAAAACGAAGGGCTCCAAGCCAAAATTGATAATCTCCTAGCAAAACTCCATGACCAAGAAAATTCCCTTGTCTTCGAGAAGACCTACGCCGTGTGTCATATGAAGAGGAAGACTTTGGAGGAAGCCAGAGAAGGCATTGCCAACATTGATGACAATTCTGAGTATTCGGGATCCAAAAGGGAAACCGAAGAAGATGAAGGCCCTGAACTGGCAGTGGAACAACCTTCTTCCACCAGGGAGAATGAGGACATTTTCCTTCTTTCGGGTTCTGGCAGCAAAGATgtataaaattttcattttatcTTTTGTAATTTTGCCAAAACCTCTTATTATGTTTGGCGCTTTAATTAATAAAAGAAACTTTTTGCCTAAGTGTTGTGCAAAAAATACTTTCTTTCATTTAATTGACGAAGCCTCGAGAATATTTCTGCATCCATAAgcttttgattccgggcataaacACTTTTGGAATCTACCCTTTGCtctgagggtttcataagagatgGTCCTTATGTTTActgtgctcttgaagaggacgtctcatgttcattccggcacaagcatttgaagtttttgctaacattcaaatgataaaataaattaacttatcattcagacaagaaataagataagaATAAAAGGACTTTGATTTATTCCCTCTATCTTTAAAAGTAAATTTACATAAGCATTAACTTGCTTAAGTAAATAAAGCTCCCAATACATGTGGCCAACTtctacaacttatttctacggggctgatCATGCAATCTCCGGTCCAGATAAGACATTGATCCTGGTTCTAATAGTCCCCCGTCTGCGTGGCACTCTTGGTACCGTAACATATATTACTCCCCCTCCTAGTGTTCGAATACTAAGTATGAGAatttgaacactggaagtcttacATTTATCGAAGTCCTTTTCCTTCGTTTTGTACTTTATAATGCCTCATCGGTAGAGACAACTTGTGAATGGTTAAATAATCTGTTTGAGTTTTGGGAGGAGAGATTTTCCATCAAACCAAAGATTATTTACCATCTACAACCTATTTGCCACACGAGATCATGGTCATCGATCTTATTGGTAGAAGAACGTTAGTGCCTTAATACTGAAGGTCTTGCCTTTTTCGATGAtccttccttcgtagtatgctttacgttgttgcctcgttaaaatccTTGCCTGAAAACCCTGATTGAGACAAAATTTGGataaagagaaaaagagtgcagcacatactttcagtaccaACCAGCAAGGATCTTCAGCAATAATACATTTTGAGGTGATTTATATTCCAGCTGCTTGGCAATTcgactccatcttgattttccagTTCATATGAGCCTTTACCGGTTATAGATGAAACCTAGTAAGGACCTTCCCACGTTGATCCCAGCTTTCCGATGTTAACTTCCTGAGTGCTTTGAGtaaccttcctcagaaccaaatctccaactttgaaataacggaggttcgTCCtacgattataatacctttccatCCTTTGCTTTTGGTGCCACCATCCTCGCGTATGCCAGATCCCGGTGCTCCTCGAGTAAATCTAACCTGACCAGCAATGCCTCGTTGTTTGTTTCTTCATTTGCCCAGGAGAACCTTAAGGTCggctcccctacttccaccaGTATCAAAGCCTCCAAACCATATATGAGCAAAAAGGGTGTTTCACTTGTGCTCGACTTCGTCGTGGTCCGATATGCCTATAGCACACCTGGTAGCTCATGTGGCCATTTTCCCTTTACATCTTCTAATttctttttaaggttttggaTAATTACCTTGTTAGTTGACTCTGACTGTCCATTAACACTCGGGTAGTGCGGGGAAGAAGTAATTTGTTTAATCTTCAATCCTTCCAAAAGCTTCGTGACTTTAGAACCTACGAACTGTGATCCGATGTGACAAACAACCTCCTTTGGTATTCCATATCGGCATATTATGTTATCCCATATAAGGTCAACCACTTCATGTTCTCTGGTCTTTTGGTAGGGACCTACCTCAACCCATTTAGTAAATtaatcagttaaaaccaaaataaATCTTACCTTTCCAAGCCCTTGTAGTAAGGGATCGACTATGTCCAtacctcatttcatgaatggccatggtgacaccACCGAATACAGCAATTCTGCTAGCTGATGCATTAGTTGTGCATGGCATtagcatttgtcgcatttttgtACGAAGGTCTTTGCATCTTATTCCATTCGAGGCCAATTCTAGCCGGCCTTGACAAACTTGAGAAACAACGAATCTGCACCGGAGTGGTTTTCGCAGATTCCTTCATGGACTTCCTTGATCATGTAGTCTGCTTTCAAGGCCCCTAGACATCGAGCCAATGGTCCTTGGAACTATCTCCTGTACAACTATCCATCAACTATACAGTAACGGGCTACTTTGGTCCATAGTTCTCGGGATGCTTTTGGTTCCTTGGGTAATTTAGCATGTCTGAGATATTCAATGAacttattcctccagtcccagattAAATTGGTTGAATTAACTTCACAATAGTCGTCCATATCCAGCACGGAATGTAGCAATTGGACGACCACACCTGAATCAAATCCTTTCATCTCCGTGGATGAGCCCAAATTAGCCAATGTGTCTGCCTCCATGTTATATTCCCTCAGGATGTGGATGATTGACCATTCTTTAAATCGTGTATGTAATACTTAAACCTTGTTCAAGTATTATTGCATGCACTCCTCCTTTGTGTCGAAAATTCCATACACCTATTTCACCACCAGTTGGGAGTCGCATTTTATCTCGATTACCTCGAAACCCACTCCCCGAGCTAGTTCGAGTcctgcaacca is drawn from Nicotiana tomentosiformis chromosome 12, ASM39032v3, whole genome shotgun sequence and contains these coding sequences:
- the LOC138902504 gene encoding uncharacterized protein; the encoded protein is MRQMLMPCTTNASASRIAVFGGVTMAIHEMRYGHSRSLTTRAWKGPYQKTREHEVVDLIWDNIICRYGIPKEVVCHIGSQFVGSKVTKLLEGLKIKQITSSPHYPSVNGQSESTNKVIIQNLKKKLEDVKGKWPHELPGEPTLRFSWANEETNNEALLVRLDLLEEHRDLAYARMVAPKAKDGKGFQARILTRQQRKAYYEGRIIEKGKTFSIKALTFFYQ